In a genomic window of Dyadobacter fermentans DSM 18053:
- a CDS encoding nucleotidyltransferase, which translates to MGNIFNDDFQDFLKSFNECDVEYILVGGYSVILHGYSRTTGDMDIWVRKTKGNYQKIANAFEQFGMPLFDMTEENFLSNPAFDVFTFGRVPVSIDLITKLKGLEFDKAYQNAADYVVEGLKIRLIHYKDLIKAKKAAGRPRDINDIENLENSSD; encoded by the coding sequence ATGGGAAATATTTTCAATGATGATTTTCAGGATTTTTTGAAATCATTCAACGAATGTGACGTAGAATATATCCTTGTCGGCGGCTATTCCGTGATCCTGCATGGCTATTCGAGGACAACCGGCGACATGGATATTTGGGTAAGAAAGACAAAGGGAAACTATCAGAAAATCGCGAACGCGTTCGAGCAATTTGGGATGCCGCTATTTGATATGACCGAAGAGAATTTCCTTTCAAACCCGGCATTTGATGTTTTCACATTTGGCCGCGTTCCGGTTTCGATCGATCTGATCACGAAATTGAAAGGGCTGGAATTTGATAAAGCGTATCAAAATGCTGCTGACTATGTTGTGGAAGGCTTAAAAATTAGATTAATACACTACAAAGATCTGATTAAGGCCAAAAAGGCAGCAGGCAGGCCGAGGGACATCAATGATATTGAAAATCTTGAAAATTCATCCGACTAA
- the ilvB gene encoding biosynthetic-type acetolactate synthase large subunit, whose amino-acid sequence MGFNENQTATIQAAEPVVSVAKPELINGSHAVIQSLIAEGVKTIFGYPGGAIMPVYDAIYDYQDQIDHILVRHEQGAAHAAEGFARISGEVGVCLVTSGPGATNLVTGIADAIIDSTPMVCIIGQVASHLLGTDAFQETDVMGITIPITKWNYQITNADEIPEIIAKAFYIAKSGRPGPVLIDITKDAQQKLMTKPFVHKKTETLLSYHPRVAPKEEQLAAAAKLINQAKRPFLFVGHGVQISGAEQELIQFIEKTDIPAASTLLGLSSVSVDHPNYVGWLGMHGNYGTNVLTNQCDLIIAVGMRFDDRVTGDLSRYAKQAKVVHIEIDPAEIDKIVKADAPVVGDAKKALELLLPLVNENNHEAWKAEFKKYDAIEDEKITQPELAPTTEKIKMAEVIRTLSDKTKGEAVIVADVGQHQMMTARYYQFKKPSSFITSGGLGTMGYALPASFGAKVGAPDREVVAMIGDGCFQMTIQELGTIAQSGLPVKIIILNNNFLGMVRQWQQLFHQKRYSFVELQNPDFITIAKGFGINGHTCSKREDLHASLDTMLASDKPYLLEVIVEKEENVFPMVPTGACVADIRLE is encoded by the coding sequence ATGGGATTTAATGAAAATCAAACTGCAACAATTCAGGCCGCGGAACCGGTGGTTTCGGTGGCCAAGCCGGAGCTGATCAATGGCTCGCATGCGGTCATCCAGTCGCTGATCGCCGAGGGGGTGAAGACCATCTTCGGGTATCCGGGCGGGGCGATTATGCCGGTGTACGATGCGATCTATGACTATCAGGACCAGATCGATCACATTCTCGTGCGCCACGAGCAAGGCGCTGCCCACGCAGCCGAAGGGTTTGCCCGCATTTCGGGTGAAGTTGGCGTGTGTCTGGTTACTTCCGGGCCGGGTGCTACCAACCTCGTGACAGGCATCGCCGACGCGATCATCGACTCTACGCCGATGGTCTGCATTATCGGTCAGGTGGCGTCGCATTTGCTGGGTACCGACGCGTTCCAGGAGACCGACGTGATGGGCATCACCATCCCGATCACCAAATGGAATTACCAGATTACCAATGCGGATGAGATCCCTGAAATCATTGCAAAGGCATTCTACATCGCGAAATCAGGTCGTCCGGGGCCGGTGCTCATCGATATTACGAAAGATGCGCAGCAGAAGCTGATGACGAAGCCTTTCGTACATAAGAAAACAGAAACTTTGCTGAGCTACCACCCGCGTGTTGCACCAAAAGAGGAGCAATTGGCGGCGGCGGCAAAGCTGATCAACCAGGCGAAACGCCCGTTCCTGTTCGTCGGTCATGGCGTGCAGATCTCAGGCGCGGAGCAGGAATTAATCCAGTTCATTGAAAAAACCGACATTCCGGCGGCTTCCACATTGCTGGGGCTCTCCTCGGTGTCGGTAGACCATCCTAACTACGTGGGCTGGCTGGGCATGCACGGTAACTACGGTACCAATGTGCTCACCAACCAATGCGATCTCATTATCGCCGTCGGAATGCGTTTCGACGACCGCGTAACGGGCGATTTGAGCCGCTATGCGAAACAGGCGAAAGTTGTCCACATTGAAATCGACCCGGCGGAAATCGATAAGATCGTGAAAGCCGACGCGCCGGTGGTGGGCGATGCCAAAAAAGCATTGGAGTTGCTGCTTCCATTGGTTAATGAGAATAATCACGAAGCCTGGAAAGCGGAATTCAAGAAGTACGACGCGATCGAGGACGAGAAAATCACCCAGCCGGAACTGGCCCCGACCACGGAGAAGATCAAAATGGCCGAAGTAATCCGCACCCTTTCGGACAAAACCAAAGGCGAAGCGGTGATCGTGGCCGACGTGGGCCAGCACCAGATGATGACGGCGCGCTATTACCAGTTCAAAAAACCAAGCTCTTTCATTACATCGGGCGGTTTGGGAACAATGGGCTACGCGCTGCCCGCCTCATTCGGAGCGAAAGTAGGCGCACCCGACCGCGAGGTGGTGGCGATGATCGGCGACGGTTGCTTCCAGATGACCATCCAGGAGCTGGGAACGATCGCGCAGAGCGGCCTGCCGGTGAAGATTATCATTTTGAATAACAACTTCCTCGGAATGGTGCGCCAGTGGCAACAGCTTTTCCACCAGAAACGCTACTCGTTCGTGGAGCTGCAAAACCCTGATTTTATCACCATTGCGAAAGGTTTCGGCATCAATGGCCACACCTGCTCGAAACGCGAGGACCTGCACGCGTCGCTGGACACCATGCTGGCGTCGGACAAGCCTTACCTGCTGGAAGTAATTGTTGAGAAAGAAGAAAACGTGTTCCCGATGGTGCCGACGGGCGCTTGCGTAGCCGATATCCGTTTGGAATAA